In the Gemmatimonadota bacterium genome, ACGGTAGAGGATATTTTTTTCTGGCATGAAAATGTGTTGCGTAACGAGGAGTTGACACCGGTGGTGGCGCGGGATTTTCAGCGGGGCGGCGAGGTGATGGCGATGGAAAAAGTCGATGCTTACACCGTGCGTTTTCGCTTCAAGCGACCCAATGGTCTTTTCCTGAAATTGCTGGCCTGGGGACGAGGATACGAAATGTTGCGGTATCCGGCACATTATATGGCGCAGTTTCATCCGCGGTATGTGCCGGTGGAGAAATTAGAAACGATGGCTCGGGAACACGGTTTTGATTTCTGGCACCAGCTTTTTCAAGACAAGCGGGACTGGCGAAATCCGGATATTCCCAGGCTGTGGCCGTGGGTGGTCGTGGCACCGCCACCGGCTCGTCCTTCTGTGTTTGAGCGCAATCCCTATTATTGGAAGGTGGATCCAGAGGGGAACCAGCTTCCCTATATTGATCGTATGACTTTTGAGATTTACGACCGCGAGACGATCAATCTCAAAGCGATTAATGGGGAGATTGGGATGCAGGGGCGGCACATTCTGATCGAAAATTATTCTTTATTTATGGAGAATCAGTCGCGCGGAGGGTACCGGGTGCTGCACTGGATTACCGGAGGAACCGGCGGAGAGAGCGTTGCGCTGAATTTGAACCACAAGGATCCCGTGATGCGTGAGATTATATGGGATCGTCGGTTCCGCATCGCGCTGTCACACGCGATTGATCGAGAGGCGATTAACGAGGTCGGTGGGTTTGGTATCGGTCAGCCGAGGCAACCGGCACCTTTGCAAACGTCGGTGCATTATTCAGAGGCATTTGAAAAAGCATATATCGAATATGAACCGGATAAGGCCAATGCGCTTTTGGACGAGATGGGATTGGTGGAGAAAGATCCGTCCGGCATGCGGTTGCGTCCGGATGGCAAGCCGATCCGGGTGGCAATTGAAACGATGTCGATCAACAATCGGGTGCTGGAATTGGTGGCGAATTATTGGACGGCGGTGGGGGTGAAGACAGAGATCAAAGAGGAAGCCCGACAGCTTTATTACGAGCGAAGAAAGGCATTGATACACGATGCGGCAACTGCGGGGGGTGAGGTTCAGAACCCACTTTTGGAGCCGCGCCTGTTTGTTCCCTATAATGTGGGATCGAGCCACGCGATTGGGTTCACGCATTGGCTTTTGACCAATGGAAAACGGGGGGAGACACCCACGGGAGATATGCGGCGTTGCATTGAACTGTTCTGGCAGATTGAGGAGACGCCGGACGAGGCCGAACAGGTTCGGCTGTTTGGAGAGATTATAGAGCTGAACCGGAAAAATCTCTGGGTGATCGGAACAATCGGGAGTATGCCTTCGATTATGCTGGTACACAATACATTTCGGAATGTGCCGGAGGTCGCCATGGCTTCGTGGTCAGTCCGCACACCTGCGAATACAGCGGTTGAGTGTTATGCGATTGAGCCATAGCCTGTATTGGGGGGATTAATCGTTCAATGCCGAGAATTGGGCGGTTTGTTTAACCTTGCCATCGACAATGCCCATGTATCCAATTAGCATTTCGTCAAAGCTTTGCTCACCCCAGCGAACCGTTGCGGATGGGTCGGGGTTGAGTTTGTTTTTTGCCGAGTTGTCAAAGACGGCATGGCTGACTATGCGCGTTCCAGCGGGCAGGTGTTTAGGGGTTGAGAGGGCGTAGAATCGCTGCCAGTTGAACGTGTAATTTGGCACAGAGAGCAGGGGTTCGCTGGTTCCATCGGGATAATGTGCAACATAGCGGAAGCCCGCG is a window encoding:
- a CDS encoding ABC transporter substrate-binding protein — its product is MIRNILHIGMGVVVVFLGLVALVELLGYVTWYLMPRDAESMQQASEFEAIMGRLVQSPTEGAIQVVVPDRHPKTAKAVHRVMEWPEIRGRRFREAPMLQKKVGVGELPPVEERLPENPLVIVPPHQNGPYGGTWTRFATGPRDIGIVEARFAYEGLVRWDPMGQKILPNLATHWEISDGGRTYTFWLRKGVRWSDGHSFTVEDIFFWHENVLRNEELTPVVARDFQRGGEVMAMEKVDAYTVRFRFKRPNGLFLKLLAWGRGYEMLRYPAHYMAQFHPRYVPVEKLETMAREHGFDFWHQLFQDKRDWRNPDIPRLWPWVVVAPPPARPSVFERNPYYWKVDPEGNQLPYIDRMTFEIYDRETINLKAINGEIGMQGRHILIENYSLFMENQSRGGYRVLHWITGGTGGESVALNLNHKDPVMREIIWDRRFRIALSHAIDREAINEVGGFGIGQPRQPAPLQTSVHYSEAFEKAYIEYEPDKANALLDEMGLVEKDPSGMRLRPDGKPIRVAIETMSINNRVLELVANYWTAVGVKTEIKEEARQLYYERRKALIHDAATAGGEVQNPLLEPRLFVPYNVGSSHAIGFTHWLLTNGKRGETPTGDMRRCIELFWQIEETPDEAEQVRLFGEIIELNRKNLWVIGTIGSMPSIMLVHNTFRNVPEVAMASWSVRTPANTAVECYAIEP